The sequence GGTGATGCTGGGGCTGACGGCCGGATCCTGGTGGCTCGCCCCAAGCCAGGTGCGCGGGAAGCCGGACCTTGCTCGAGCCGAGGCCTCAGGGCCCAGTCAGAAGGAGGGAGACTCGGCAGCGCTCGGGGAGACCGTTGCGGCGATGGTCCAGGAAAAGCCCCCCAGCGTGCTCACGCCCGAGGCTGTGGCAGACGACCCGCTGCCCGAGCCTCAGGAGGGACAGGCGGTCCCGGACGCAAAGGGACGGTGCCAGCACAAGCGGCAGGTCGCTCTCAATGGAGGCTGTTGGGTGCCACAAACGCAGGATGGCGAAGGGTGTGAGTCCCTGACCGGACAGCTCTACAAGGGCACCTGCTACATCCCCGTGCTCCCTCGCGAGCGTCCCCGCCGCCCTCCGACTTCGGGCCCCACGAGGAAGGCTCCGCGCCGGTAGAGCAGGGGAATGGAAGTCACACGGGGAGATCTGCCTGCTGCGGCTCGGCCTTGGCGTCCTTCAGGCCCTTGATCGAGTAGTAGATGCCCGCAGCCACGGCGCCCCCTACGAGCACGAGGGCCGCAGCAGCGCCGCACGCAACGATGGTCGCCGGACTGCCCCGCGCGCTCACCACAATGCCTCGGGAGGCTTCGACCGCCACCTCGATTGCCTTCGCACCGGCCTTCTGGAGGATCTGGCTCTTGGACATGCCCCGGATGTTCAACCGTCCCGCACGGTGAAGCAACCGCACCCCAGCTCCGGGCCTTGCTCCCGCTGCCGTTCCCCTGAACAGCAAGCGGGCGGACGGGACGCCTCGCCGCCCTGGGCTTCCGCTCAGGGTGAGGCGGGCGGCTCGGAGACGTAGAGCTCCTTGAAGCTGCTCTCGTCCTCGCCGATGGGGCCGACTTCCTTGCCCGCCGGATCCACCAGCCAGAACCAGTCATAGGTGCCGCCGCCCAGGAAGTACTTGTGCTTCTGGACGATGAGCTTCCCCTGGTGCTCGCCGCGCGGGATGACCTCCAGGGTGTTGCCGTCCGTGACGAACGAAGTCTTCCCCGAGGCCACGTCCACCTTGTGCACCGAGCTCGACGTCGCCCAGGCCGCGCTCATGAAGTACACGGCCTTCCCATCTGGAGAGAACTGGGGCGCCTGGAGCCCGCCGAGGAACTTCTTCGGATCATCGCTCTCCGCGGACTTCACGAGCTGCCGGGGCTTGCCGCCCGTGGTGCTGATCCACCAGAGCTCATTGGCCTCGACTTCGCCCGCGGCGGACTCCAGCTTCTTGCCGGAGCCCTTGCGGACGAAGACCACGGCCTTTCCGTCCGGCGAGAGGCTCGGCTGCGAGTCCTGTGCCCCGGAGGTCAGCGGGAGCTTCTTCCCGTTGGCCTCCACGAACACGATGCGGCCCTTTTCCTCCACCACGGAGGGGCCTTTCGCCTCGGCGGGCAGGGCGAACAGGAAGAGGGACAGCAGCAGCGGAACAGCGGCCTTCAGGCAGGAGCGGAGCGTGGGCATGGCCTGAGTTGACCCACTCTTTGCCGAGAGGGCAACCCGGTGTGCTCCCGTTAGCGGGCCTCAAGTCCGCGAAGCAACGTCGTCAGCGCGTCCGTTAGCTCGGGCGTGAAGTCCACGCGCAGCGGTGCCATGTGGGGCAGGTCCAGCATCTCGCGCGTCACCGGCGCCACGTCCGCCAGCTGCCGCAGCCCCGTCATCAGCGCGTGCACATGGATGAAGAAGTGCCCGCCCTCGCCCCGCTTCAGGAACGCCAGCCGCTTCTCCAGCAGCGCTCCCACGCGCCCCCCCGCCGCCAGCAGCCGCTCCTGGAAGCCGCGCACCTGCTCCACCGTGACGTTCTGCTCGAGCACCGTCTGCCGCAGCGCCAACAGCCGCGTCAGCGTCTCCTCGCCCTCCAGCGACTCGGCCACCGTGCGCGCCACCTTCGCCCCCGTCCACCGGTCCTCGGTGCCACCCAGCTGCGCCTCCAGCTTCTCGAGCCAGGCGAAGAGCAGGTCCCCCAGCAGCGCCAGGAACAGCGCCTCCTTCGTCGGGAAGTAGAGGAACACCGTCCCCTTGGCGAGCTTCGAGCGCTCCGCCACATCCGCCATCTTCACCTCCGCATAGGAGGTGGCCGTGTAGAGCGCCTGCGTCTCCGCCAGGATGAGCTGACGCCGCGCCTCCTTGTCCTCGTCCCTGCGCGCCCGCTGCGGTCCCGCCCGCTTCGCCTTCGCCGTCCCATGGCTCACCATGCGCCGGTCATGAGGGACCTGAAGTCAGCCGTCAATGACCCTCGGTCACTTCCTGAAGCCCCTGGGACTCGCCGTGAAGGCGAATGTGCGATAGTGTGGGCGCATGATGCGAAGCATGCAGGCGGAGCTGCTCCAAGGCCGCGCGCTCTACCGCGAGGTGGTGCTGGCCAAGCTGGCGCACGCGCGCGAGTCGGTGTGGATCGCCACGGCGAACGTGAAGGCGATGTTCGTGGAGCAGGGCGGCCAGTTCGCTCCGGTGCTGGAGCTGTTCGATTCGCTCGCGAAGCGCGGGGTGGGGCTGCGGCTGCTGCACGCGGAGCTGCCGAGCCGTCCGTTCCGCGAGGCGTTCGACTCGCGCGAGCGGCTGGTGCGCGGCGGGCTGGAGCTGAAGGTGTGCCCGCGCGTGCACTTCAAGGCGGTGGTGGTGGATGGCGCGTGGGCCTACGTGGGCAGCGCCAACCTCACGGGCGCGGGCCTGGGCGCCAAGGGCGAGGACACGCGCAACTTCGAGCTCGGTTTCGTCACCGAGGACTTCGACGTCATCGACCGGGTGACGGCGCTCTACCAGGCCGTGTGGAGCGGTGCCGAGTGCCGGAGCTGCCGGCTGCGCTCGATCTGCCCGGATCCGATTCTTCCCGCGAACGCTGCTCCCGCGAAGCAGAGGAAGTCCGACGGCATCCAGCTGGGCAAGGCTCGCCGCCTGCGCCGCTGAGCGCTACTCGCCCGAGGAGCTCTGCGGCGGGGGCTGCTGCTTGCGCTGCTGGTCACGCCAGGTACTGGGGGACTCGCCCACGAGCTTGCGGAACAAGCTGCTGAAGTGCTGCAGCGAGGCGCAGCCCACCTCCACCGCGACGGCCGTCAGCTTCATGTCCGTCTCCATCAAGAGCTGCTGCGCGGTGCGCACCTGCACGTTGTTCAGCTCGGCCTGGAACGAGGTGTTGGCCTCCTTCAGGCGACGCTGGAGCGTCCGCTCGGACATGCCCATCTCGCGCGCCGTGTCCGCCAGGCTCGCCTCCACCAGCCGAGGCCGAAGCACGCGGTGGAGCTGCTGCAGCAGCGGCGACTCATTCGTGGCCTCGGCGACGAGCTTGTTCAGCTCCGCCATTAGCGCGGTGCCCTGCTCCTGCGTCAGGCCCAGCCACGTGAGCGCCTCGGCCGAGTCCGTGAAGACGCGGCTGGGATACGAGGGGCTCAGCAGGCTGTAGAACCCGCCCACCACCGCGCCGATGATTCCCTCCGGCCGCACCAGCGCCTGGCGCTTCACCGCCACGGCGAAGTCCTTCTCGCGCTGCCGCATGTAGTTGACGAAGAGGTGGAACGCACTGGGGTCCGGTGACTCCAGCCGCCGCAAGTCCACCAGCGACAGGTGCGGCGCCTCCGCTGTCCGCTCCACGTCCAGCACCTGCACCAGCCGGCGGATGAACGGCTCGTCAGCGCGCTGCCACACGATGAACCCGCACAGGTCCGCCGAGGCGTACCAATGCAGGAACCCATCGCCGATCAGGTAACGGCCGATGGGGTCCCGGAGGTAATCGTCGACTCCGTCTGCCGGTCGCACGGTTCGGCAGAATAGCCCCGGATCACCTTCGCCACCCACAAGGGATTGATCGGGGAGAGCGAGGTTTGCAGTGTTGGACGAACGCGGGCCGACGCTGCCAGCTCCTGGGTGGCCGTCGGCAGGTGCTGCCACGGCACCTGGGGCCAGAAGTGGTGCGCCTGATGATAGCCCGCGTTGAAGAAGAAGAAATTATAGAACCGGGACGTGGAGGTGACCGCCAGCGAGTCCCGACGCGTCGAGTCCGACTCGTAGTGCGCCGCCAGGTTGAGCCAGAAGATGGAGACCTGGCCCACCAGCCACAGGGCGAACAGGCTCAGCCCCAAAGCCGGCTCCCAGAAGACGAGCCCCAGCAGCGTGCCGTCCACCACCACGAAGTCCAGCACCAGCTCCAGGCGCTGCGTGCGCGTCTTCGCCGCCCGCCACACGTTGCCGACGATGGCCCACGGCCAGAACCACGGCTGCAGCGCGTTGCGCAGCACGTAGCGCACCGCGCCCTCACCGGGCTGACGGCGCCCCCAGTCTCCGGGCCCGTCGTTGTACTTGTGATGGTTGAAATGGAACAGGTAGTAGCCCCGGTACGGGAAGCCACATGACAGCCCGAGCGTCCGCGACACCCCCCACTTGAGCGCCGCGGGCTTCGCGATGGGCACGTGCATGTGGTTGTGCAGGACGGCGTAGTTCCAGAACAGCACCGCCCAGCCCGCCACTAACATCGCCGCCCGGCCTGTCCACGTCAGGTGGTTCCAGCTCAACACGAAGGCGGGGAACCAGGCCCACCACAGCGCGTGTACCGCGAGGCTCGGCAGGTCCAGCGAAGG comes from Hyalangium minutum and encodes:
- a CDS encoding TolB family protein; this encodes MPTLRSCLKAAVPLLLSLFLFALPAEAKGPSVVEEKGRIVFVEANGKKLPLTSGAQDSQPSLSPDGKAVVFVRKGSGKKLESAAGEVEANELWWISTTGGKPRQLVKSAESDDPKKFLGGLQAPQFSPDGKAVYFMSAAWATSSSVHKVDVASGKTSFVTDGNTLEVIPRGEHQGKLIVQKHKYFLGGGTYDWFWLVDPAGKEVGPIGEDESSFKELYVSEPPASP
- a CDS encoding TetR/AcrR family transcriptional regulator, with amino-acid sequence MVSHGTAKAKRAGPQRARRDEDKEARRQLILAETQALYTATSYAEVKMADVAERSKLAKGTVFLYFPTKEALFLALLGDLLFAWLEKLEAQLGGTEDRWTGAKVARTVAESLEGEETLTRLLALRQTVLEQNVTVEQVRGFQERLLAAGGRVGALLEKRLAFLKRGEGGHFFIHVHALMTGLRQLADVAPVTREMLDLPHMAPLRVDFTPELTDALTTLLRGLEAR
- a CDS encoding phospholipase D family protein; protein product: MRSMQAELLQGRALYREVVLAKLAHARESVWIATANVKAMFVEQGGQFAPVLELFDSLAKRGVGLRLLHAELPSRPFREAFDSRERLVRGGLELKVCPRVHFKAVVVDGAWAYVGSANLTGAGLGAKGEDTRNFELGFVTEDFDVIDRVTALYQAVWSGAECRSCRLRSICPDPILPANAAPAKQRKSDGIQLGKARRLRR
- a CDS encoding helix-turn-helix transcriptional regulator; translated protein: MRRLVQVLDVERTAEAPHLSLVDLRRLESPDPSAFHLFVNYMRQREKDFAVAVKRQALVRPEGIIGAVVGGFYSLLSPSYPSRVFTDSAEALTWLGLTQEQGTALMAELNKLVAEATNESPLLQQLHRVLRPRLVEASLADTAREMGMSERTLQRRLKEANTSFQAELNNVQVRTAQQLLMETDMKLTAVAVEVGCASLQHFSSLFRKLVGESPSTWRDQQRKQQPPPQSSSGE
- a CDS encoding fatty acid desaturase family protein; protein product: MRPPQTTSPSLDLPSLAVHALWWAWFPAFVLSWNHLTWTGRAAMLVAGWAVLFWNYAVLHNHMHVPIAKPAALKWGVSRTLGLSCGFPYRGYYLFHFNHHKYNDGPGDWGRRQPGEGAVRYVLRNALQPWFWPWAIVGNVWRAAKTRTQRLELVLDFVVVDGTLLGLVFWEPALGLSLFALWLVGQVSIFWLNLAAHYESDSTRRDSLAVTSTSRFYNFFFFNAGYHQAHHFWPQVPWQHLPTATQELAASARVRPTLQTSLSPINPLWVAKVIRGYSAEPCDRQTESTITSGTPSAVT